The Globicephala melas chromosome 20, mGloMel1.2, whole genome shotgun sequence genome contains a region encoding:
- the LOC132594183 gene encoding LOW QUALITY PROTEIN: neuroligin-2-like (The sequence of the model RefSeq protein was modified relative to this genomic sequence to represent the inferred CDS: inserted 1 base in 1 codon; deleted 4 bases in 3 codons) codes for CPPPTYPPTYPPPPHADIWDPGKNPVMLFLHGGSYMEGTGNMLDGSVLATYGNVIVATLNYRLGVPGFLSTGDQTAKGNYGLVDQIQALCWLSENIAHFGGDPERITIFGSWAGASCVNLLILSHHSEGLFQKAIAQSGTAISSWSVNYQLLKYMRLLAAKVGCDREDSAEAVECLCRKPSRELVDQDVQPARYHIAFGPVVDGDVVPDDPEILMQQGEFLNYDMLISVNQGEGLKFVEDSAESEDGVSARAFDFTISNFVDNLYGYPEGKDVLRQTIKFMYTDWADRDNGEMWRKTLLVLFTGHQWVAPAVATAKLHADYQSPVYFYTFYHHCQAEGRPEWADAAHGDELPYVFGVPTVGATDLFPCNFSKNDVMLSAVFMTYWTNFAKTGDPNQPVPQNTKFIHTKRNRFEEVVWSKFNSKEKQYLHIGLKPRVRANYRANKVAFWLKLVPHLHNLHTELFTTTTRLPPYATRWPPRPPPGAPGTRRPRLPPPPPPPPATLPPEPEPGPQAYDRFPGDSRDYSTELSVTVAMGASLLFLNILAFAALYYKRDRRQELRCRRLSLPPNRPGGSGTGVLGGAXLLPAAGRELPPEEKLVSLQLKRGGGVGAEPAEALRPACPPDYTLALRRAPDDLPLLAPGALTLLPSGLGPPPPPPPPSLHPFGPFPPPPPTSTSYNNTLPHPHSTTRV; via the exons TGTCCCCCACCTACCTACCCGCCCACCTacccgccccctccccacgcaGATATCTGGGACCCCGGGAAGAACCCGGTGATGCTGTTTCTGCATGGTGGGTCCTACATGGAAGGCACCGGGAACATGTTGGATGGCTCTGTCCTGGCCACCTACGGCAACGTCATTGTAGCCACACTCAACTACCGGCTTGGGGTGCCTG GTTTTCTCAGCACTGGGGACCAGACTGCAAAAGGCAACTACGGGCTCGTGGACCAgatccaggccctgtgctggctcAGTGAGAACATTGCCCACTTTGGCGGCGACCCTGAGCGCATCACCATCTTCGGATCTTGGGCAGGGGCCTCCTGTGTCAACCTTCTGATCCTCTCCCACCATTCGGAAG GGCTGTTCCAGAAGGCCATCGCCCAGAGTGGCACTGCTATTTCTAGCTGGTCTGTCAACTATCAGCTGCTCAAGTACATGCGGCTGCTGGCGGCCAAGGTGGGCTGTGACCGGGAGGACAGCGCCGAGGCTGTGGAGTGTCTGTGCCGGAAGCCTTCTCGGGAGCTGGTGGACCAGGACGTACAGCCCGCCCG CTACCATATCGCCTTTGGGCCCGTGGTGGACGGTGACGTGGTCCCCGATGACCCTGAGATCCTCATGCAGCAGGGAGAATTCCTCAACTATGACATGCTCATCAGTGTCAACCAGGGAGAGGGCCTCAAGTTCGTGGAGGACTCGGCGGAGAGCGAGGACGGCGTGTCCGCCAGAGCCTTCGACTTCACCATCTCCAACTTTGTGGACAACCTGTATGGCTACCCGGAGGGCAAGGATGTGCTGCGGCAGACCATCAAGTTTATGTACACGGACTGGGCTGACAGGGACAATGGTGAGATGTGGCGCAAGACCCTGCTGGTGCTCTTTACCGGCCACCAGTGGGTGGCACCGGCTGTGGCCACCGCCAAGTTGCACGCTGACTACCAGTCCCCTGTCTACTTTTACACCTTCTACCACCACTGCCAGGCTGAGGGCCGGCCCGAGTGGGCAGATGCAGCACACGGGGATGAGCTACCATATGTCTTTGGTGTGCCCACGGTGGGTGCCACCGACCTCTTCCCCTGCAACTTCTCCAAGAATGATGTCATGCTCAGCGCCGTGTTCATGACCTACTGGACCAACTTCGCCAAGACCGG CGACCCCAACCAGCCGGTGCCACAGAACACCAAGTTCATCCACACCAAGCGCAACCGCTTCGAGGAGGTGGTGTGGAGCAAGTTCAACAGCAAGGAGAAGCAGTACCTGCACATCGGCTTGAAGCCGCGCGTGCGCGCCAACTACCGCGCCAACAAGGTGGCCTTCTGGCTGAAGCTCGTGCCGCACCTGCACAACCTGCACACGGAGCTCTTCACCACCACCACGCGCCTCCCTCCCTACGCCACGCGCTGGCCGCCGCGCCCGCCCCCTGGTGCCCCCGGCACTCGccgcccccgcctccccccgcccccc cccccgcctccggCCACCCTGCCGCCCGAGCCCGAGCCGGGCCCCCAGGCCTACGACCGCTTCCCCGGGGACTCCCGAGACTACTCCACGGAGCTCAGCGTCACCGTGGCCATGGgcgcctccctcctcttcctcaacATCCTTGCCTTCGCCGCTCTCTACTACAAGCGGGACCGGCGGCAGGAGCTGCGGTGCAGGCGGCTCAgccttccccccaac cgccccggCGGCTCGGGCACCGGCGTGCTCGGCGGGG CTCTGCTCCCTGCTGCCGGCCGTGAGCTGCCACCCGAGGAGAAGCTGGTGTCGCTGCAGCTGAAGCGGGGCGGGGGCGTCGGGGCGGAACCTGCGGAGGCCCTGCGCCCCGCCTGCCCGCCCGACTACACCCTGGCCCTGCGCCGGGCGCCGGACGATTTGCCACTGTTGGCC CCCGGGGCCCTGACCCTGCTGCCCAGCGGCCTggggccaccccctcccccgccgcccccctccctccatccctttggGCCcttccccccgcctccccccacctctaCCAGCTACAACAACAcgctcccccatccccactccaccACTCGGGTATAG